A section of the Hevea brasiliensis isolate MT/VB/25A 57/8 chromosome 17, ASM3005281v1, whole genome shotgun sequence genome encodes:
- the LOC110657134 gene encoding C-type lectin receptor-like tyrosine-protein kinase At1g52310, translating into MELELTLLQFSVLLIACFALRFAASETISNDKVHAPLVASKNESNKAWCRSGWDISPNKNKCLKYLENSLSWVESEALCESYSGHLAALTSSQELSFAKQLCGQIANGCWVGGRSINATFGFNWKWSDNSSYWNKSIFAGVSSDSSHNNTGADFCTLLNNRTTYLMEERCNQSHAFICMLDVENKCYHMRCHREYLIILAVVSGLILCTTLAVVIWLLVYRRSRKRRKSRKLSNPATSALVPLSWKVFTNEEMRSITKNFSEGNRLLGDAKTGGTYSGLLPDGSRVAVKRLKRSSFQRKKEFYSEVGRVARLQHPNLVAIKGCCYDHGDRYIVYEFIVNGPLDRWLHHIPRGGKSLDWAMRMKIATTLAQGIAFLHDKVKPHVVHRDIRASNVLLDEEFGAHLMGVGLSKFVPWEVMHERTVMAGGTYGYLAPEFVYRNELTTKSDVYSFGVLLLEIVTGRRPAQAVDSVGWQSIFEWATPLVQAHRYPELLDPLISSSSSEIPEAGVIQKVVDLVYACTQHVPSMRPRMSHVVHQLQQLV; encoded by the exons CATGGTGCCGTTCTGGCTGGGACATCAGTCCAAATAAGAATAAGTGCttgaaatatttagaaaattcccTGTCATGGGTTGAGTCAGAGGCCCTTTGTGAAAGCTATAGTGGACATTTGGCGGCGCTGACATCATCTCAAGAACTAAGCTTCGCTAAACAGCTGTGTGGCCAAATTGCTAATGGATGCTGGGTTGGAGGAAGAAGCATCAACGCGACTTTTGGTTTTAATTGGAAGTGGTCTGATAATTCATCATATTGGAATAAGTCAATATTTGCTGGAGTTTCTTCTGATTCAAGCCACAATAATACTGGAGCTGATTTCTGTACATTGTTGAATAATAGAACCACATATCTCATGGAAGAGAGATGCAACCAGTCTCATGCTTTTATTTGCATGCTTGATGTTG AAAACAAATGCTACCACATGCGTTGTCATAGGGAGTATCTTATTATCCTTGCAGTTGTAAGTGGGTTGATTCTCTGTACAACATTAGCTGTGGTGATTTGGCTTCTTGTTTACAGACGAAGCAGGAAGCGTAGAAAGTCCCGCAAATTATCTAATCCAGCTACTTCGGCATTAGTTCCGCTATCATGGAAAGTCTTCACGAATGAGGAAATGAGGTCAATTACAaagaattttagtgaagggaatcGTCTTCTCGGTGATGCAAAAACAGGTGGCACATATAGTGGCCTTCTCCCAGATGGATCAAGAGTTGCAGTTAAGAGATTGAAGAGATCCAGTTTCCAGAGGAAGAAGGAGTTCTATTCTGAGGTTGGAAGGGTTGCAAGGCTTCAGCATCCAAATTTGGTGGCTATTAAAGGATGTTGCTATGATCATGGTGACCGCTACATTGTTTATGAGTTTATAGTTAATGGGCCCTTAGATAGATGGCTACACCACATACCGAGGGGAGGGAAAAGCTTGGATTGGGCTATGAGAATGAAAATAGCTACTACCCTTGCTCAAGGGATTGC GTTCTTGCATGACAAGGTTAAGCCACATGTTGTGCATCGGGATATTCGTGCCAGTAATGTACTGCTTGATGAAGAGTTTGGAGCACACTTGATGGGAGTTGGTCTCTCTAAGTTTGTGCCTTGGGAAGTGATGCACGAGAGAACGGTGATGGCAGGTGGTACATATGGGTACCTTGCACCAGAGTTTGTTTACAGAAATGAGCTTACAACAAAAAGTGATGTCTACAGCTTTGGAGTTCTGCTGTTAGAAATAGTCACCGGACGTAGGCCTGCACAAGCAGTCGATTCAGTGGGTTGGCAAAGTATATTTGAGTGGGCAACACCTTTGGTCCAGGCACACCGCTACCCTGAGCTTTTGGATCCGCTCATATCTTCATCTTCTTCAGAAATTCCAGAAGCTGGTGTCATTCAGAAGGTGGTGGACCTTGTGTATGCTTGCACACAGCATGTCCCATCTATGCGTCCGCGAATGTCTCATGTTGTCCATCAGCTACAGCAATTGGTCTAG